AGGACCCGGTGGTGAACCTCCAACTGCTTCACATGCACTAGCACCTcaatcgtcaggctctacaagtgcacacacaTCAGCAAGCACTAGCTCCAAAAGATCAAGAGGCactacttccgaagtttggtaAGACTTcaaaaggatctacaaagaggaagatagGATAAGTgccaggtatgctaggtgttatatttgcaaaagtgAATTATCTACAGAGTCCTCATGTGGAATGggacacttgaagaggcacaccgtaacttgcaagcgaaagagtggagcaatAATAAAGTAGATGGTGCTACAGTACAACCCCGACAGTTTTATTCATCATTAGGAGTATGACTCCAACAATGCTTAAAAAGAGCTATACCACTTCATTGCAAGAGTTGATCTACCACTTAACATCGGTGAGTCTGTTGCATTTTAAGATTACATTAAGTAAGCTCATAATCCTATATTCAcgtatgtttctagacagacaacctatagggatatggtaaaatattataatatgtgtcgtagcaaacttaaagaaatattaAAACATGTACATTTTAGTTACGTTGACTGCGGACATAGGGTAAAAGAGGATTATTTTAGTGTAGtttctcattttgttaataatgattgaaaactagaaaagagaataatagattTTCGGTTGATTGACAGCGCACATAGCGGTAAAAATATTGCTAAAAATATCTTTAGTATTTGAAAACTTTAGGCTCACAAATAATCTTAAGTATTTGAAGACAGACAACATGAGACCTGGACTCCCTCGTGGATGAAATTATTGTATAAgcagatttttttattttcttagacTTAGGCCGTGCAAGATTTTTTTGCTATTTACGAGGAAAAAGCTCCTATTTTAACAAATCACACGTAGAGATATTTCAAATACACAAAAAGTTACTGGTATTTCATAACTAATAGATTGAGCAGACGCTCGTAAACCGCATGAAGAATCTAAAGTGTGgtagaaaaaattatatgtagtTCTTTCTATCACACTCTAGAGGACGAATATGAAACCCTAGAAGACAAATATGAGATCCTAGAAGACGAATATAGGACTTTAGAGAAATACTCAGAGGAAGAATACGGAAACCCAGAGAACGAATATAAGACCCAAGAGGAACTCTAGAGAAAGACTCGGAAGAAGAATATGGAAGCCTTAAAGATGGAATATCCCATTGTATTCCAAAAGCTCGCAACATTGATCCCGATAAGCCCCAATTGACAACTTCTTCTCCTCTAATAAAATTGGCTCCTTCAAATAAACGTTCGTTACATTTCTTTATGTTATTTGTACCCATCACCGGTTTATGGATGACCCTTCAGTGGAGTTATTACGTGGAAGTGCTAGTATGGGCCAATCCACTTTGACTATCTCTAAAGACAGGATGCCCTAACCATCCAACAGCTATTCCATCCCCATTGTCTATTGAGCCTGTTCTGAATAATCCCTAGTACATATGTTCCTCCTCATGTCAACATAAGTATTTTATTATTTAAGGGGAATTATACTTACTTGTTTTCTAGTACAAGTCGCTACTGGTTTTAGTATATGCTCTACTTTCTTCCTATTTTGATTCTCATAAAGTGTCATTCCTTCCTACAGCTAATGGGCAAAATCATTATTTTGAATATAGACTTTTGTTTACCGAGGGTTCGAATCCCTCtcttttcgtttctcttaattCATCAATGTTACCGATCACAATGTATCAAATCAAATAACAATTTATTTCAGTAATAATATCCTGAATATGTTGCCCCCCTAGGACTGCTTCAAGCTATAGCAGATGTAACTAAGCTACTTTTTAAAGAGGATATCCTCCCATCCCGAGCAGAAATTCCTTTATTGAGCATTGGACCCTCTATAGCAGTCATATCTATTTTATTAAGTTTTTTAGTTATCCCTTTGAGATATCGTTTTGTTTTAGTTGATCTTAGTATTGGCGTTTTTTTTATGGATTGCCATTTCAAGTATTGCTTCTATTGGTCTTCTTATGGTAGGATATAGCtcaaataataaatattatttttcagGCGGTCTACGAGCGGCTGCTCAATCTATTAGTTATGAAATACCATTAACTTTTTGTGTACTAGCAATATCTCTACTTGTGATTTGTTAAAATACgaattttagaaagaaaaaaataagaattttcttcttttttattaacattaagAAAAAGAATATAACTAAAATAGAATTGGCAATATAATTTTTATGCACTTTTGAAATGAAAAAGGGctacttagaaaaaaaatactagaatttTTCCCGAAGCATTTAATGGTATTtgagaccaaaaaaaaaaaaagatgagctgtcaaaaaaaaaataactgaGGTAGTCCTTAGCTTATAAAAAAAAGTaacaaaaggaagaaaaaatcTCTCTATTCCTCACTTTTGCACAAGCTTTTAAGAACAAAGTTGGAGTAGGCCCAGAACTTTGTTGCACCTCAATTTCCCATGCCGGATCAGGTTCTTCCCTTATCTTTTTAAGCCATCTGTAATTGTCAGCCTGTTAGGTCATGTGGCCAGGTACTTAGGGCTCGTTTGGCAGGGTTATAGATTCTTTCAGAAACGTTTCGTTTTCATATTCTCTCTGGAaacgtttctctggtgaatcaccctcaattttctgaaaacgtttggcagggattTTGGATTCGGATTCTtaaagaaaaatgacctgagtGATTCTCGAAACGGGTGAAACATCATTTTATGTGATTCTCCTCGTAGTGCtaaaaatgagaaacgtttTAGGTGATTTAAGATGAAACGTTTCACGTTTTGTTGCATTTAACAGGGATTCTGGAGAATCACCAGAGAATTTGAAACGTTTCTTGTAACCAAACGAGACCTTAGTTCTGTTAACTGCTGTAATTTCTAAAAGCATCCTTGTGAACTCTGATACGACGGAATATCACTGATCAACTGTCATGCACAATAATAATAGAACTCCAAACAATGAAAAAGTTGGAGATCcaatttctttttttgagaCAACGGAGATCCAATTTCTCAGCGTCCACACCATGAGACCAAAGTTTTATAAACTGGATCCAAATTACTTGGGCCTTAAAGCCCAAAGAACATGTCACTGAGACCCAATCACTCCAAGAAATCAAGGATTATTATCATAAAACGCTTTCAACGAGGCCCAATCTGTGAAGAGTCATTAGCGGGGACCGTGACAACGCCGACTTTAGGCCCTCCACCCCTACGAGgaactttttttattattattactagGCGAGCGTCCCTGTGTTGTAATAGAAATAAAAGCCATACACAACGAAATATCAAAGTTACGAGTCAAATTGGCAAACGCTGTGAACCATAAGAAATTTATATGAAATAAAATTGTTGAGTACTCGTGCGTtgcaacaaaaaccaaaaaattataccaaataaagtttttttctttcaacaaaCATCTCTCCTGATCAGACATACAAGCGGACCACGTGTTTTTGTGTCACGGTCACGTATAGATCGTGTTCTATTTTGCGTGAAAAAGCTATTAGAGTTGCCAGCTATTTTAGCAAGTGTGCGTGGGGCCTGTGAATATGGTGCATAAGTGTTTGTTCATGTGCAGAGGTGAGCAGGCCGTGATAGAGTCAGACGGCTGGTGTTGTCCTAGGTCGATTCAGCTGCTATATGCACGAGCCCAAGCGAGACTACGCTGGAGGGCGGTAAGGTCGAGCGACCTAGGCGCCTAAAGCAACCCATGCGACTCAGGCACCTCTGTGCGGCTTGAGGTGTGCCGCGGAGAGGGACATCCCAAACAGATAAGGGGCGCGGTGGCCCAACGAGGCAAGGGTTCCCGTGGCTTGGCTCAGTGGGGTGGCCCCTGGTGCAAGAGCCCAGGTGGGCGTGCTCAAGCTGTGCAGGACGGTGTTACGCGACCCATATGGCTCGAGTGGTAGGACGTCAAGCCTGTTGATAACAGAGTAGtagatattttaaataaaaaatctctactatataaaatataagttgtttATCGCGTCACCTCTTTTTTTACTCTTcttatatctaataaaaatctttaaaatctAAATAATTTACCTACTTTTATCATCCAAACTTATCCTCTCTGTTTCGTTACTAACTATGAATATAAgatctattttactaataaaaataaataaaaaaaattaggagagaaattagcgaataatcttctcttcttttttgaattccatctgaaatcaaattacGGCATCGTTCACGATATATTCATTCGACAACATTCTCATGTCGTATTCACATCTATATATCTTAAGTTTATACTGTTAAACgtctaatattaatatttttattgcaATACACGCACACTTAGCTAATTATTAATATATACATCCGTTTTTGAAAAATTTCAAATGCAGGGACCTCGCCACTACAGTAGACGtgtatatttacaatttttatttaaaaaatataaaaaatccaGCTACGAGGTGAGCCGTGCACCACAAACGCGGTATGGCTCGCCGACTCTGCCGGCTCCCTCGCCTGTTCCCCCTCGTCGCCTCCGCTTCCGCCGCCAAGCCCCACCCCCACCTTCACCCCCTCGCCGTAAACCCTAATCCCGCGCCTCTGCTCCCTTCCTTCTCGCAGCCGCCGCCTTCGCTTCCCGCTCTCACtcgcctcttctcctcctctgcgggtacccctcctctcccccctccatgCCTCCCCCTTTTCCGCTTTTTGCGTGGTTCTTGGGCTCGACAGTTTCTTGGTTCTTGGCAGGTGGTTCCAGCATGGTGGTCATCGGATCGGCGGACTCCTTCACCAGCGTCCTCTCCAAGGTGCAAGGTGCGACGCCGATCCCGCCGCCTCTCCCGTTCCGGTTCTGCTAAGTCTCGGCAGTTTTGGTATTTGGTGGTGAATTGGATGCAAAGTTTCGTTCTCATGTTATGCCTATGGTGGCTGCTGGTTTTGCAGATGAGAAGCTACCGGCTGTGTTCTACTACACCGCGGTGTGGTGCGGGCCGTGTAAGTGCTGCGTCATGCGGATGCCTGCGGTGCCAAAGATAGGGTTTCATTGACTgggtgttgcaattttgttgtGTTGCATTGTAGGTAGGGCGATTGCACCTGTGATATCAAAGCTGAGCAGCCAGTATCCTAATATTCCCTTGTATAAAGTTGACATTGACATGGTAAGTACCTGAATCCAGGTTTTGCTGCTACAATGTGTTACAAAAGTGCTGGTTGAGTATTCACTGTTTGGATCATATTGGAAAGTTGCTCAAGAATACTAGTGTCCTTAGTTGCAATTATCTGGTTATCTTAGTCCTTAGCCCATTGCGTCATTGCCATTTGTGTTTATTCTACAAGTTTGAAGAACTCTGCTGCTTTGACGTAAGGATAGTCTGGCTTGTTTATTGTTTAGGATTGTGCTATAACCAGTGACTAGTAGTAAAAGACATAGGCTTTATCCATCCACATCAGATTCACTTTCTACTACCTTTGTAGCATTGTGACTATACAAATTTAAGGGAAACTTGTGTACAAGCTGACTTTTGTTTGTTTCCTCAATGCCACTATGAAAGTTGCTTAGAAACCAGGCTGCTCTGGAAATTCATCTACAATATTTACTTCAGTAATGTGAATGTTCAAGCAGCATCCCATTGGAAATAAGTGGGAGTGAGGGCCATATCATGGTATCTAGATGACAAACTTTTCCAAGTGGGAGTGTAAGTCTTGTGTTATCGTGTTATCTAGAGATGGCAATTCTG
The sequence above is drawn from the Phragmites australis chromosome 10, lpPhrAust1.1, whole genome shotgun sequence genome and encodes:
- the LOC133883519 gene encoding thioredoxin O, mitochondrial-like — encoded protein: MARRLCRLPRLFPLVASASAAKPHPHLHPLAVNPNPAPLLPSFSQPPPSLPALTRLFSSSAGGSSMVVIGSADSFTSVLSKVQDEKLPAVFYYTAVWCGPCRAIAPVISKLSSQYPNIPLYKVDIDMEGLGSKLGDLKIFSVPTFHFYHKGQKTSEIVGADVKKLEAAMENLHKQQ